The proteins below are encoded in one region of Mycobacterium pseudokansasii:
- a CDS encoding arabinosyltransferase domain-containing protein: MSDAGANYRIARFVAAVAGLLGTILALATPLLPVKQTTAQLNWPQSGTFTSVEAPLIGYVATELNIAIPCQAAAELAGPQNTGKTVLLSTVPKQAPNAVDRGLLIQRANDDLVLVVRNVPVVSAPLSQVLSPACQQLTFTAHADKVAAAFVGLKQGPNAEHPGEPLRGERGGYDFRPQIVGVFTDLSGPTPPGLSFSATVDTRYSSGPTALKLAAMILGLLSTAVALVALHILDTADGTRHRRILPQRWWSAGGLDALVIAVLVWWHFVGANTSDDGYILTMARVSEHAGYMANYYRWFGTPEAPFGWYYDLLAMWAHVSTASVWMRLPTLAMALTCWWLISREVIPRLGHAVKHSRAAAWTAAGMFLAVWLPLNNGLRPEPIIALGILLTWCSVERAVATSRLLPVAIACILGALTLFSGPTGIASIGALLVAIGPLRTILHRRYKQFGALPLLAPLLAAATVTAVLIFRDQTFAGETQASLLKRAVGPSLKWFDEHIRYERLFMASPDGSVARRFAVLALVVALAVAVAMSLRKGRIPGTAAGPSRRIIGITIISFLAMMFTPTKWTHHFGVFAGLAGSLGALAAVAVTGAAMRSRRNRTVFAAVVIFVMALSFASVNGWWYVSNFGVPWSNSFPKWRWSLTTALLELSVVVLVVAAWFNFVDTDDGPPRTRIGARLARIIQSPLAIATWLLVIMEVASLTLGMISQYPAWSVGRSNLQAVTGKTCGLAEDVLVELDPEAGMLPPMSAPIADALGAGLSEAFTPNGIPADVSADPVMERPGDRSFINDDGLVTGTEAGTEGGTTAAPGINGSRARLPFNLDPARTPVLGSWRAGIQVPAILRSGWYRLPPKGERSKTPLLVVSAAGRFDPREVQVQWATDEQAAAGKHSGSIGFADVGAAPAWRNLRAPLSAIPDTATQIRLVADDDDLAPQHWIALTPPRIPRLRTLQDVVGSKDPVFLDWLVGLAFPCQRPFGHQNGVIETPKWRILPDRFGAEANSPVMDKNGGGPLGITELLLRATTVASYLKDDWFRDWGSLQRLTPYYPDAEPARLALGTVTRSGLWNPAPMRKG, translated from the coding sequence GTGAGCGACGCGGGAGCAAACTACCGGATCGCTCGGTTCGTCGCCGCCGTCGCGGGCCTGCTCGGGACCATCCTGGCGCTGGCCACCCCGCTGCTGCCGGTCAAGCAGACCACCGCGCAACTGAACTGGCCGCAAAGCGGCACCTTCACCAGCGTCGAGGCGCCGCTGATCGGCTATGTGGCCACCGAACTCAACATCGCCATCCCCTGCCAGGCCGCCGCCGAACTGGCAGGGCCGCAGAACACCGGCAAGACCGTGCTGTTGTCGACAGTGCCCAAGCAGGCCCCCAACGCCGTCGACCGAGGGTTGCTCATCCAGCGCGCCAACGACGACCTGGTGCTGGTGGTGCGCAACGTCCCGGTGGTCAGCGCTCCGCTGAGCCAGGTGCTGAGCCCCGCATGTCAGCAGTTGACGTTTACCGCCCACGCCGACAAGGTCGCCGCCGCATTCGTGGGGCTCAAACAGGGTCCCAACGCCGAACATCCCGGCGAACCGCTGCGCGGGGAGCGCGGCGGCTACGACTTTCGGCCGCAGATCGTCGGGGTGTTCACCGATCTGTCCGGGCCGACACCGCCGGGCCTAAGCTTCTCGGCCACCGTCGACACCCGCTACAGCAGCGGCCCCACCGCGCTGAAATTGGCCGCAATGATCCTCGGCCTGCTGTCCACCGCGGTCGCCCTGGTCGCACTGCACATCCTCGACACCGCAGATGGCACCCGTCACCGGCGCATCCTGCCGCAGCGCTGGTGGTCGGCCGGCGGGCTGGACGCCCTGGTCATCGCGGTGCTGGTGTGGTGGCACTTCGTCGGCGCCAACACCTCCGATGACGGCTACATCCTGACGATGGCCCGGGTGTCCGAACACGCGGGCTACATGGCGAACTATTACCGCTGGTTCGGCACACCCGAGGCGCCCTTCGGCTGGTACTACGACCTGCTGGCAATGTGGGCACACGTCAGCACCGCCAGCGTCTGGATGCGGCTGCCCACCCTGGCGATGGCCTTGACGTGCTGGTGGTTGATCAGCCGCGAGGTCATCCCGCGGCTCGGCCACGCCGTCAAACACAGCCGCGCTGCGGCGTGGACGGCGGCGGGCATGTTCCTGGCGGTGTGGCTGCCGCTCAACAACGGCCTGCGGCCGGAGCCGATCATCGCCCTGGGCATCCTGCTGACCTGGTGTTCGGTGGAGCGCGCGGTGGCCACCAGCCGGCTGCTGCCGGTGGCGATCGCCTGCATCCTCGGTGCGCTGACGCTGTTCTCCGGGCCCACCGGCATCGCCTCCATCGGCGCGCTGCTGGTCGCGATCGGGCCGCTGCGGACCATTCTGCACCGGCGCTACAAACAGTTCGGCGCGCTGCCGCTGCTGGCGCCGTTGCTCGCTGCGGCCACCGTCACCGCGGTCCTGATCTTCCGCGACCAGACGTTTGCCGGCGAGACCCAGGCCAGCCTGCTCAAGCGTGCCGTCGGGCCCAGCCTCAAGTGGTTCGACGAACACATCCGCTACGAGCGGCTGTTCATGGCCAGCCCCGACGGGTCGGTGGCCCGCCGCTTCGCGGTGCTAGCACTGGTCGTTGCGCTCGCCGTCGCGGTGGCAATGTCGTTGCGCAAAGGGCGAATCCCGGGCACGGCCGCCGGCCCCAGCCGCCGCATCATCGGGATCACCATCATCTCGTTCCTGGCCATGATGTTCACTCCGACGAAATGGACCCACCACTTCGGGGTGTTCGCCGGGCTGGCGGGCTCACTGGGAGCGCTGGCCGCGGTCGCGGTGACCGGGGCGGCGATGCGGTCCCGACGCAACCGCACCGTGTTCGCCGCCGTGGTGATCTTCGTGATGGCGTTGTCCTTCGCCAGTGTCAACGGCTGGTGGTATGTCTCCAATTTCGGTGTGCCGTGGTCGAATTCATTCCCGAAGTGGCGCTGGTCGCTCACCACCGCGCTGCTCGAGCTCTCGGTCGTGGTGCTGGTGGTGGCGGCGTGGTTCAACTTCGTCGACACCGACGACGGGCCGCCCAGGACCCGGATCGGGGCACGGCTTGCCCGGATAATCCAGTCCCCGTTGGCAATTGCGACGTGGCTGCTGGTGATCATGGAAGTCGCGTCGCTGACCCTGGGGATGATTTCCCAGTACCCGGCGTGGTCCGTCGGCCGGTCAAACCTGCAGGCTGTCACCGGCAAGACGTGCGGGCTGGCCGAAGACGTGCTGGTGGAGCTCGATCCCGAGGCAGGCATGCTGCCCCCGATGAGCGCCCCGATAGCCGACGCGCTGGGCGCCGGCCTTTCAGAAGCGTTCACTCCCAACGGAATTCCCGCTGACGTCTCGGCCGACCCGGTGATGGAACGTCCGGGCGACCGCAGCTTCATCAACGACGACGGGCTGGTCACCGGCACCGAGGCCGGCACCGAAGGCGGCACCACGGCCGCACCGGGGATCAACGGCTCCCGCGCCCGGCTGCCGTTCAACCTGGATCCGGCCCGTACGCCGGTGCTGGGTAGTTGGCGCGCCGGCATCCAGGTGCCCGCTATACTGCGTTCGGGCTGGTATCGCCTGCCGCCCAAGGGGGAACGGAGCAAGACACCGCTGCTCGTGGTGTCAGCGGCGGGCCGGTTCGATCCGCGGGAAGTCCAGGTGCAATGGGCCACCGATGAGCAGGCAGCCGCCGGAAAGCACAGCGGCTCTATAGGATTCGCCGACGTGGGCGCGGCGCCGGCTTGGCGTAACCTGCGGGCACCACTGTCGGCCATCCCCGACACGGCCACCCAGATTCGCCTGGTGGCGGACGACGACGACCTGGCTCCGCAGCACTGGATCGCCTTGACCCCGCCGCGGATTCCACGGCTGCGCACACTGCAGGACGTGGTGGGCTCCAAGGATCCGGTGTTCCTGGACTGGCTGGTCGGGCTGGCATTCCCATGCCAGCGACCGTTCGGCCATCAAAACGGCGTTATCGAGACGCCGAAATGGCGGATCCTGCCGGACCGGTTCGGCGCCGAGGCCAACTCCCCGGTGATGGACAAGAACGGCGGCGGCCCGCTGGGCATCACCGAGCTCCTGCTGCGCGCAACCACCGTGGCCAGCTACCTCAAGGACGACTGGTTCCGGGACTGGGGCTCACTGCAGCGATTGACGCCCTACTACCCCGACGCCGAGCCCGCCCGGCTGGCGCTGGGCACGGTGACACGTAGCGGTCTGTGGAATCCCGCGCCTATGCGCAAGGGCTAG
- a CDS encoding PE family protein: MGFVSASLDVIAAAQERLTGIGAVLIEANAAAAASTTNIAAAAADEVSTSIAALFGRHGQVYQESSVQAAAFHRDFTDALGGSARSYAAAESVNAQLNLWNKVNAPAQALLGRPLIGNGADATAPGAAGGDGGLLFGDGGAGAAGAPGQVGGAGGSAGLWGRGGPGGAGGSGGGAGGLGGNGGRLFGVGGTGGAGGAGGGAGGQGGNGGWILGGGGNGGVGGVGGGIGGAGGRAELLWGAGGAGGAGGPGADGADGAGAGGPGGQGGVGGAGGLLAPGGPGGAGGAGGPGGVGGTGVVGGEGGLGGPGGDGGAGGRGALILGPGGHGGVGGAGGTGGIGGVGADGVAAGLGGVGANGGTGGTGGTAGHGGAGGAAGGSFGASGAAGSTGIGGTGGVGGAGGAGAAGLDAAGGSGGVGGAGFAGGDGGTGGQGGNAVNGGGNGNGGVGGAGGVGGAGGAGGSATLTGSVGGSGGAGGKGGNAGTGGAAGAGGSGGVVGAAGTGGTGGNGGTGGAGSDGSAAAANSGATGRAGFAGGDGGAGGTGGDSGVGGINGSGGAGGAGGDGGGGGAGGSGADSITGQGQAGGRGGAGGNAGSGGAGGGSGTGGTGGGVGAVGNAGTGGTGGRGGDGGVGAAGANAAAGSGAAGGPGFDGGAGGDGGGGGNSGSGGTNGTGGTGGAGGRGGIGGIGGSGAPAGSAGAAGGTGGAGGMAGTGGDAGTGGAGGMGGDGGRGGVGGDGGTGGNGAIGPTVGSRGGDGGDGGVGGKAGAGGVAAGGTAGRTGIGGDGGTGGSGGAGGAGPAGANSSGGATGGTGGTGGTGGNGGNGGAGGDGVNGTGGGNGGNGGMAGSGGTGGIGGVSTGASAGAAGGDGGRGGVGGNGGNGGLGGDGGAGGGIGGAMGGAGDGGTGGTGGQGGTGGNGVNPKPIPNGGQAASGADGGDGIPNGESGDPGQNGTTPGERGGNGGAGGDGVSEGVKPTGGAGGKGGDGATGANGGNGGTGGDGVRPRRDSRPASGGDGGAGGNGGDGGDGGSGGNGGNVQPYAVDFSFDSSAGDGGNGGNGGIGGDGGDGGNGGYSIGFVLAGNGGSGGDGGDAAGLISAGGAGGNGGMGGVGGNAGTVGDLRGVAGGAGGMGGAGGKGGVGADGGNGGLGGRGGANWSGDLEGGSGGNGGDGGAGANGGRGGDGGDGGAGGVGPTGTGVGGAGGAAGVGGGGGTGGLGGAAGAAGGLGGNAGLTGLNGDAGLVGPDGVAGRHG; the protein is encoded by the coding sequence ATGGGATTCGTCTCGGCTTCGCTGGACGTGATCGCGGCTGCGCAAGAGCGCCTGACCGGTATCGGCGCGGTACTCATCGAGGCCAACGCCGCGGCGGCGGCCTCGACGACCAACATTGCCGCGGCGGCTGCCGACGAGGTGTCGACGAGCATTGCGGCGTTGTTCGGCCGGCACGGTCAGGTGTATCAGGAGTCGAGCGTTCAGGCTGCGGCGTTTCACCGAGATTTCACTGACGCGTTGGGCGGCAGCGCACGCTCCTATGCAGCCGCCGAGTCGGTCAACGCGCAACTGAACCTATGGAACAAGGTCAATGCGCCCGCGCAGGCGTTGTTGGGGCGTCCGCTGATCGGCAACGGTGCCGATGCGACCGCGCCGGGCGCTGCCGGCGGCGATGGCGGGTTACTGTTCGGTGATGGCGGCGCCGGCGCGGCCGGGGCCCCCGGCCAGGTCGGTGGGGCGGGCGGCTCTGCGGGGCTGTGGGGCCGTGGCGGTCCGGGCGGGGCCGGTGGGTCGGGCGGCGGCGCCGGCGGCCTGGGGGGCAACGGCGGCCGGCTGTTCGGTGTGGGTGGGACGGGCGGCGCTGGCGGAGCCGGCGGCGGCGCCGGCGGCCAGGGAGGCAACGGGGGATGGATTCTGGGTGGTGGTGGCAATGGCGGCGTCGGGGGTGTCGGCGGCGGGATAGGCGGGGCTGGTGGACGCGCTGAATTGCTCTGGGGTGCCGGAGGGGCCGGCGGGGCCGGGGGCCCCGGCGCCGATGGAGCCGACGGCGCGGGAGCTGGCGGCCCGGGTGGACAAGGTGGAGTGGGTGGAGCCGGCGGCCTGTTGGCGCCCGGCGGTCCCGGCGGCGCGGGCGGGGCGGGCGGTCCCGGCGGTGTCGGCGGCACGGGTGTGGTGGGCGGTGAGGGCGGCCTCGGTGGCCCCGGTGGTGACGGCGGTGCCGGTGGCCGCGGTGCGCTGATATTGGGTCCGGGTGGTCATGGCGGAGTCGGCGGAGCCGGTGGTACCGGCGGCATTGGCGGTGTCGGCGCCGACGGGGTGGCGGCTGGTCTGGGCGGCGTGGGAGCCAATGGGGGCACCGGTGGCACCGGTGGCACCGCCGGTCACGGTGGAGCCGGTGGTGCGGCCGGCGGATCGTTTGGCGCCAGCGGCGCCGCGGGCAGTACAGGTATTGGCGGTACCGGCGGTGTCGGCGGTGCAGGTGGCGCCGGCGCCGCGGGACTCGATGCGGCCGGGGGATCTGGTGGCGTGGGCGGTGCCGGTTTCGCCGGCGGGGACGGTGGCACCGGCGGTCAGGGCGGCAATGCCGTGAATGGTGGCGGCAACGGCAACGGCGGCGTTGGTGGCGCCGGCGGTGTCGGCGGTGCCGGCGGAGCTGGCGGGTCAGCGACACTGACCGGCAGCGTTGGTGGCAGCGGCGGTGCCGGCGGCAAAGGTGGCAACGCGGGCACCGGCGGTGCCGCAGGTGCTGGCGGGTCGGGCGGAGTCGTGGGAGCAGCGGGCACGGGAGGTACCGGCGGCAACGGTGGTACCGGTGGAGCCGGTAGCGACGGCAGCGCCGCCGCAGCTAATTCCGGCGCGACCGGTAGGGCGGGGTTCGCTGGTGGTGACGGCGGTGCCGGCGGAACCGGCGGCGATTCTGGTGTGGGCGGCATCAACGGGTCCGGCGGCGCTGGTGGTGCCGGGGGTGACGGGGGCGGCGGCGGGGCCGGTGGATCGGGCGCCGACAGCATCACTGGACAGGGGCAAGCCGGCGGACGCGGCGGCGCGGGCGGGAACGCCGGATCCGGCGGCGCTGGCGGAGGCAGCGGTACCGGTGGCACTGGCGGCGGTGTGGGCGCGGTCGGCAATGCCGGCACCGGCGGGACCGGCGGTCGGGGCGGCGACGGAGGCGTTGGCGCGGCCGGTGCCAATGCTGCGGCTGGCTCGGGTGCCGCGGGTGGGCCCGGGTTCGATGGCGGCGCAGGCGGCGACGGTGGGGGCGGCGGGAACTCCGGTTCTGGCGGGACGAACGGGACCGGCGGCACCGGCGGCGCCGGCGGTCGCGGGGGTATCGGCGGTATCGGCGGGTCTGGCGCGCCGGCCGGTAGCGCAGGTGCGGCCGGGGGCACCGGCGGCGCTGGCGGGATGGCTGGCACCGGCGGTGACGCCGGCACCGGGGGCGCTGGCGGCATGGGCGGCGACGGTGGACGCGGCGGTGTCGGAGGCGACGGCGGCACGGGCGGCAATGGTGCCATCGGCCCCACCGTCGGTTCCCGGGGCGGCGACGGCGGCGACGGCGGAGTCGGCGGTAAGGCCGGTGCCGGGGGCGTCGCAGCGGGCGGCACCGCGGGCCGCACCGGCATCGGCGGCGACGGCGGCACGGGCGGCTCAGGCGGCGCCGGCGGCGCGGGTCCCGCCGGCGCAAACAGCTCCGGCGGTGCCACCGGTGGCACCGGTGGCACCGGTGGCACCGGTGGCAACGGCGGCAACGGCGGGGCCGGGGGCGACGGCGTCAACGGGACCGGCGGCGGCAATGGTGGCAACGGCGGTATGGCCGGCAGTGGCGGTACCGGCGGCATCGGCGGCGTCAGTACCGGCGCATCCGCTGGGGCTGCCGGTGGTGACGGCGGTCGGGGCGGAGTCGGCGGAAACGGCGGCAACGGTGGTTTAGGGGGTGACGGCGGAGCCGGCGGCGGCATCGGGGGCGCCATGGGCGGGGCCGGCGACGGTGGCACCGGAGGCACCGGTGGCCAGGGCGGCACCGGCGGAAACGGCGTCAACCCCAAACCGATTCCCAATGGGGGGCAGGCCGCCTCCGGCGCCGACGGCGGCGACGGCATTCCCAACGGCGAGAGTGGTGATCCCGGGCAGAACGGCACAACCCCCGGGGAGCGCGGCGGTAATGGCGGCGCCGGCGGCGACGGAGTGAGCGAAGGTGTGAAACCCACGGGCGGTGCCGGTGGCAAGGGCGGCGACGGCGCCACGGGGGCGAACGGTGGCAACGGCGGCACCGGCGGCGACGGTGTGCGACCGCGTCGGGACTCTCGGCCCGCCTCGGGCGGTGACGGCGGCGCCGGCGGCAACGGTGGCGATGGTGGCGATGGCGGCAGCGGCGGCAACGGTGGCAACGTCCAACCCTACGCAGTCGACTTCAGTTTTGACAGCAGCGCGGGCGACGGCGGCAACGGCGGCAACGGTGGAATCGGCGGCGACGGCGGCGACGGCGGCAACGGTGGCTACAGCATTGGCTTCGTGCTTGCCGGCAACGGGGGGAGTGGCGGCGACGGTGGCGACGCCGCCGGTCTCATCAGCGCGGGCGGTGCCGGCGGCAATGGCGGCATGGGCGGTGTCGGCGGCAACGCCGGTACCGTCGGCGATCTGCGCGGTGTCGCCGGTGGCGCCGGCGGTATGGGCGGCGCGGGCGGCAAGGGGGGTGTCGGTGCCGACGGCGGCAACGGTGGCCTCGGCGGCAGGGGCGGGGCCAACTGGAGTGGCGACCTTGAGGGCGGCAGCGGCGGCAACGGCGGCGACGGAGGTGCTGGCGCCAACGGCGGCAGGGGCGGCGACGGCGGCGACGGGGGGGCCGGAGGTGTCGGCCCGACCGGCACCGGTGTCGGCGGAGCGGGCGGCGCCGCCGGCGTCGGCGGTGGCGGCGGGACCGGCGGTCTCGGTGGCGCCGCCGGTGCCGCCGGAGGTCTCGGCGGAAATGCGGGCCTTACCGGACTCAACGGTGACGCCGGTCTGGTGGGCCCCGATGGCGTAGCGGGCAGGCACGGCTAA
- a CDS encoding PE domain-containing protein — protein sequence MSLLLASPAALAAAAVDLIGVGASLGSANAAAAPMAAVLAAGADEASASLFSEAYHNQFVRPLHASADAYALAEAANASTHR from the coding sequence ATGTCGTTGCTTTTGGCCAGCCCGGCAGCTCTGGCAGCCGCAGCAGTCGACCTGATAGGTGTCGGAGCGTCGCTGGGTTCGGCGAACGCGGCGGCGGCCCCGATGGCGGCGGTACTGGCCGCGGGGGCCGATGAAGCGTCGGCGTCGCTGTTCTCCGAGGCTTATCACAACCAGTTTGTTCGGCCACTCCATGCGAGTGCAGACGCCTATGCCCTCGCCGAAGCCGCCAACGCCTCGACGCACAGGTAA